The window GATGCTGCCTTTTGTTCGGTTCCTGTAGGTGTTTCAGTTCCTATCCCTGTGATTGGACTGAGGGACGAAGGCAAAGTGTTCGTGAACAACACAACGTGCGTGCTCAACGACCCGAATTTCGTCTTGATTGGGTCCTTCGTAGCTTTCTTCATCCCGTTGACGATTATGGTGATCACGTATTGCTTAACGATCTACGTTCTCCGCCGACAAGCTCTGATGTTACTACGCGGCCACACCGAGGAACCGCCCGGAATCAGCCTGAATTTGCTGAAGTGCTGCAAGAGCAGCCCTGCTGAGGAAgagaaagccagccaggagcagAACGCCCGccggaagaggaagaagaggccgAGGGGCACCATGCAGgctatcaacaatgaaaagaaagctTCTAAAGTCCTTGGGATTgtgttctttgtatttctgattatGTGGTGCCCGTTTTTCATTACTAATATTCTGTCGGTTCTCTGCGGGAAGGCTTGTAACCagaagctcatggaaaagctTCTGAATGTGTTTGTTTGGATCGGCTACGTTTGTTCCGGAATTAATCCTCTGGTGTACACTCTCTTCAACAAAGTCTACCGAAGGGCTTTCTCCAACTATTTGCGCTGCAATTATAAGGGAGACAAAAAGCCACCTGTCAGACAAATGCCAAGAGTTGCTGCCACTGCTCTGTCTGGAAGGGAGCTAAATGTTAACGTTTACCGGCACACCAATGAACCGGTGATTAGCCAAGCTAAGGAGCAGGAGCCTGGCATAGAGATGCAAGTAGAAAATTTGGAGCTCCCAGTCAATCCCGCCAGTGTGGTCAGTGAAAGGATCAGCAGCGTATGAGAAAGCGCAGCACACTCTTTTCCTGCCCAAAAACTCTGGAGATGTAAGAAAAGTTACTCCTTTAATTTTTCTGTCGGTCATAACTAATGTAAATACTGcagtttgacaaaaaaaaaagtgtttttataTATAGCTTTGCAACCCTGTACTTTACAATCATGCGTACAATAAGTAAGATTTAGAGTTCTATATTTACTGTTTGTAATAGATGGAGAGTAACTTATTTTGACTCTTTGATGAATAAAGGAATAAAGGGGTTATTTTTTCTCTCCCCCTACCCCAGCTTCTATCTTGCCTTCCATGCTGCCCCCTGTCTcctgccctttctctctctccctccttctctactATGGAAATATTGATGTTCATCTCAGGTGGCATTTGCGGGAGACCAGAATGATGCACGACAGTTCTATTGCAACCA is drawn from Ochotona princeps isolate mOchPri1 chromosome X, mOchPri1.hap1, whole genome shotgun sequence and contains these coding sequences:
- the HTR2C gene encoding 5-hydroxytryptamine receptor 2C, yielding MVNLRNAVHSFLVHLIGLLVWQCDLSVSPVAALVTDIFNTSDGGRFKFPDGVQNWPALSIVVIIIMTIGGNILVIMAVSMEKKLHNATNYFLMSLAIADMLVGLLVMPLSLLAILYDYVWPLPRYLCPVWISLDVLFSTASIMHLCAISLDRYVAIRNPIEHSRFNSRTKAIMKIAIVWAISIGVSVPIPVIGLRDEGKVFVNNTTCVLNDPNFVLIGSFVAFFIPLTIMVITYCLTIYVLRRQALMLLRGHTEEPPGISLNLLKCCKSSPAEEEKASQEQNARRKRKKRPRGTMQAINNEKKASKVLGIVFFVFLIMWCPFFITNILSVLCGKACNQKLMEKLLNVFVWIGYVCSGINPLVYTLFNKVYRRAFSNYLRCNYKGDKKPPVRQMPRVAATALSGRELNVNVYRHTNEPVISQAKEQEPGIEMQVENLELPVNPASVVSERISSV